One genomic segment of Sminthopsis crassicaudata isolate SCR6 chromosome 2, ASM4859323v1, whole genome shotgun sequence includes these proteins:
- the RPS6KL1 gene encoding ribosomal protein S6 kinase-like 1 isoform X1, producing MSPESPDVYGMGKRDYLVDAAKQIRLALERDVSEDYEAAFNHYKNGVDVLLNGVQVDPNKERREAVKRKITKYLRRAEEIFNCHLQRTLGNGTSPGTGFSSLRLRPIRTLSSAVENLRSCKVVGVIEKVQLVQDPATGGTFVVKSLPKCHGETWDRPTIIPNGVPYMAKLLRYSVSEDSIFLHLEHVQGGTLWSHLLSQPRPKGKKACSNSTQKKPSSTQGDHREKGKAGPGPPEIGLNLLSPVPLSQNHTQQLSIATEALAQPSDISSGPRGRVSDQQKGLKNLEDSDLNSRRKVSSPSREIQVFTSHGVSPCEDAFGRYKFRTDDPSSKQAPLTSEDTTSPSGLVSKALRRDGAMTSSPGRGRGRSHHQARLSTRWSTNKGSLGGLSWIREGAGRVLEGYGHGSDQSKELSGQDCPHANRACPGHRGGAWCVKEEQVKQWAAETLVALEGLHQQGVLCRDLNPRNLLLDNTGHIRLTYFGQWTEVEPRCCSEALENLYSAPEVGGISELTEACDWWSFGSLLYELLTGMSLSQNHPSGIHVHTRLHLPEWLSRPATSLLTELLQFDPGQRLGAGGGGVNKLKSHPFFSTIQWNKLVG from the exons ATGTCTCCAGAGAGCCCTGATGTTTATGGGATGGGCAAACGTGATTACCTGGTGGATGCCGCCAAACAGATCCGCCTGGCACTTGAGCGGGACGTGAGTGAGGACTATGAGGCAGCCTTCAACCATTACAAAAATGGGGTCGATGTGCTACTCAATGGAGTACAAG TTGATCCCAACAAAGAGAGGCGTGAGGCTGTGAAAAGGAAGATCACCAAGTATTTGAGGAGGGCTGAAGAGATCTTCAACTGCCACCTACAGAGGACGCTGGGAAATGGGACCAGCCCTGGTACG GGCTTCAGCAGCCTGAGGCTCCGGCCCATCCGTACTTTGAGCTCCGCAGTGGAGAACCTGAGGTCTTGTAAGGTAGTGGGAGTCATTGAAAAG GTTCAACTGGTCCAGGACCCTGCCACTGGGGGGACCTTTGTAGTTAAG AGCCTCCCCAAGTGCCATGGAGAGACCTGGGACCGTCCAACCATCATCCCCAATGGTGTTCCTTATATGGCCAAGCTTCTTCGCTACTCAGTGAGTGAGGACTCCATCTTCTTGCACTTGGAGCATGTGCAGG GAGGAACCCTTTGGTCCCATCTCCTCTCTCAGCCTAGACCCAAAGGGAAAAAGGCCTGCAGCAACTCAACTCAGAAGAAGCCCAGCTCTACCCAGGGTGACCACCGAGAGAAAGGGAAAGCTGGCCCTGGTCCCCCTGAGATTGGTCTCAATCTCCTGAGCCCGGTTccactttcccagaatcacactcAACAGCTCAGCATTGCCACTGAGGCATTAGCCCAGCCCTCTGACATTTCATCAGGGCCTCGAGGCAGAGTATCTGACCAGCAGAAAGGGTTGAAGAATTTGGAGGATTCTGACCTGAACTCTAGAAGAAAGGTATCCAGTCCATCCAGGGAAATCCAAGTGTTCACGTCCCATGGAGTATCACCCTGTGAAGACGCTTTTGGAAGATACAAATTCAGGACAGATGATCCTTCCTCTAAACAGGCCCCTCTGACCTCAGAAGACACTACCTCACCTTCTGGCCTAGTTTCCAAGGCCCTAAGAAGGGATGGGGCAATGACCAGCAGCCCAGGCCGGGGCAGAGGTCGGTCCCATCACCAAGCCAGGCTGAGTACTAGGTGGAGTACCAACAAGGGGTCCCTGGGAGGTCTCTCCTGGATCCGGGAGGGGGCAGGCCGGGTACTAGAGGGCTATGGTCATGGGAGTGACCAGAGCAAAGAGCTCTCAGGTCAGGATTGTCCACATGCTAACCGGGCCTGTCCAGGCCACAGGGGCGGAGCCTGGTGTGTGAAGGAAGAACAGGTCAAGCAGTGGGCAGCGGAGACTCTGGTAGCCCTTGAGGGTCTACATCAGCAGGGTGTGCTATGCCGAGACCTCAACCCCAGGAACCTGCTGCTGGATAACACTG GTCACATCCGTCTCACCTACTTTGGCCAGTGGACTGAGGTGGAACCCCGGTGCTGCAGTGAAGCCTTGGAAAACCTATACAgcgccccag AAGTGGGTGGGATTTCTGAACTGACAGAAGCCTGTGATTGGTGGAGTTTTGGATCTCTGCTGTATGAACTTCTAACTGGAATG tCACTGTCCCAGAACCATCCCTCAGGAATCCATGTGCACACCAGGCTCCATCTGCCAGAGTGGCTCAGCCGACCAGCTACATCTCTGCTCACTGAG CTGTTGCAATTTGATCCTGGCCAGCGCCTAGGTGCTGGAGGAGGAGGTGTCAACAAACTCAAATCCCACCCATTTTTTAGTACCATCCAGTGGAATAAACTGGTGGGGTAG
- the RPS6KL1 gene encoding ribosomal protein S6 kinase-like 1 isoform X2, which yields MSPESPDVYGMGKRDYLVDAAKQIRLALERDVSEDYEAAFNHYKNGVDVLLNGVQVDPNKERREAVKRKITKYLRRAEEIFNCHLQRTLGNGTSPGTGFSSLRLRPIRTLSSAVENLRSCKVVGVIEKVQLVQDPATGGTFVVKSLPKCHGETWDRPTIIPNGVPYMAKLLRYSVSEDSIFLHLEHVQGGTLWSHLLSQPRPKGKKACSNSTQKKPSSTQGDHREKGKAGPGPPEIGLNLLSPVPLSQNHTQQLSIATEALAQPSDISSGPRGRVSDQQKGLKNLEDSDLNSRRKVSSPSREIQVFTSHGVSPCEDAFGRYKFRTDDPSSKQAPLTSEDTTSPSGLVSKALRRDGAMTSSPGRGRGRSHHQARLSTRWSTNKGSLGGLSWIREGAGRVLEGYGHGSDQSKELSGQDCPHANRACPGHRGGAWCVKEEQVKQWAAETLVALEGLHQQGVLCRDLNPRNLLLDNTVTVPEPSLRNPCAHQAPSARVAQPTSYISAH from the exons ATGTCTCCAGAGAGCCCTGATGTTTATGGGATGGGCAAACGTGATTACCTGGTGGATGCCGCCAAACAGATCCGCCTGGCACTTGAGCGGGACGTGAGTGAGGACTATGAGGCAGCCTTCAACCATTACAAAAATGGGGTCGATGTGCTACTCAATGGAGTACAAG TTGATCCCAACAAAGAGAGGCGTGAGGCTGTGAAAAGGAAGATCACCAAGTATTTGAGGAGGGCTGAAGAGATCTTCAACTGCCACCTACAGAGGACGCTGGGAAATGGGACCAGCCCTGGTACG GGCTTCAGCAGCCTGAGGCTCCGGCCCATCCGTACTTTGAGCTCCGCAGTGGAGAACCTGAGGTCTTGTAAGGTAGTGGGAGTCATTGAAAAG GTTCAACTGGTCCAGGACCCTGCCACTGGGGGGACCTTTGTAGTTAAG AGCCTCCCCAAGTGCCATGGAGAGACCTGGGACCGTCCAACCATCATCCCCAATGGTGTTCCTTATATGGCCAAGCTTCTTCGCTACTCAGTGAGTGAGGACTCCATCTTCTTGCACTTGGAGCATGTGCAGG GAGGAACCCTTTGGTCCCATCTCCTCTCTCAGCCTAGACCCAAAGGGAAAAAGGCCTGCAGCAACTCAACTCAGAAGAAGCCCAGCTCTACCCAGGGTGACCACCGAGAGAAAGGGAAAGCTGGCCCTGGTCCCCCTGAGATTGGTCTCAATCTCCTGAGCCCGGTTccactttcccagaatcacactcAACAGCTCAGCATTGCCACTGAGGCATTAGCCCAGCCCTCTGACATTTCATCAGGGCCTCGAGGCAGAGTATCTGACCAGCAGAAAGGGTTGAAGAATTTGGAGGATTCTGACCTGAACTCTAGAAGAAAGGTATCCAGTCCATCCAGGGAAATCCAAGTGTTCACGTCCCATGGAGTATCACCCTGTGAAGACGCTTTTGGAAGATACAAATTCAGGACAGATGATCCTTCCTCTAAACAGGCCCCTCTGACCTCAGAAGACACTACCTCACCTTCTGGCCTAGTTTCCAAGGCCCTAAGAAGGGATGGGGCAATGACCAGCAGCCCAGGCCGGGGCAGAGGTCGGTCCCATCACCAAGCCAGGCTGAGTACTAGGTGGAGTACCAACAAGGGGTCCCTGGGAGGTCTCTCCTGGATCCGGGAGGGGGCAGGCCGGGTACTAGAGGGCTATGGTCATGGGAGTGACCAGAGCAAAGAGCTCTCAGGTCAGGATTGTCCACATGCTAACCGGGCCTGTCCAGGCCACAGGGGCGGAGCCTGGTGTGTGAAGGAAGAACAGGTCAAGCAGTGGGCAGCGGAGACTCTGGTAGCCCTTGAGGGTCTACATCAGCAGGGTGTGCTATGCCGAGACCTCAACCCCAGGAACCTGCTGCTGGATAACACTG tCACTGTCCCAGAACCATCCCTCAGGAATCCATGTGCACACCAGGCTCCATCTGCCAGAGTGGCTCAGCCGACCAGCTACATCTCTGCTCACTGA